The genomic interval GGCCGCCGGCGACTTGATAGAACATCAGTATCTCGGCGATGCGCTGCGGTGAACGGAAGTCCCCAGGTGCCCAGATCTCCGTTTCGGTTTGGTTCTGTTCGAACGATTGTTGTCGCGTCAACTGACGTCGAAAACTCTTCTGGCGAACGGAATCGATCGACGCAATTCGGCTGCCCGCCTGCAATCGCTTGGGCAACAAGTAAACCGAGTTTTGATACACGAGCATCCCATCGAGCAAATCGAACGGAAATGGATTGATCAGTTCGCCTCGCAACTGATCGCTACCCGGTCGACGCAGCATTTCCAGACTCTCCGGAAACTCGCAACGAATGCTCATCCGCGTCGCAATCGACTTGCTCCCTCGCGGCGGCAGCGACAATCCGTCCACCTTGGTCGCTGAATCCGCTGCGGCAAACGCGGGCGTAACCGAGTACGGCGGCATCAGAGTGTTTTCGCCGGCCAACTGGATCCCGCCGAACTCGCGTCCTGGATGTCCGAACGGTGCCGTCTGCGCCCACTGAATACCACGAGTGATTTTCTTCAGACTTTCGGACGGACCACTCAGCACTCTCAGGCGAGTCGCGTCGTGCGAATACAAATAACTCCAAGTGAACGCCCGGCCACCTTGATCGACCACGTTGAGATCAATGATCTGCACCTGATTGAGCGACACCTGTTGCTGAGTCGAATCTCTACTTGTCGTAGACTGCCCATCGCTGGAATCGACTGAATCCGCATTCGTATGACGCGGCGCCGCTTGGGTGATCAAAACCACCGACAGCCCGATCGCCATCAGTGGAAACGTCAACCAGCCCAGCAACGGCTTGCCCAGCACGCGATTGACCAAGAAGTAATCGATCGGGCCGATCGCTGCAATCAAGGCCAGCAGGACGATTGCCAAGAAAGAAAATCCAAAGGATCGCTTCACGTCAAACTGATCGAGAGCACCTCGCATTTGACCGGCCAAGTCATCGTAGGATGTGACTCGATTGCCTGCTCTGACCGATTCGTTCTTCAAACGAAAATCGTTGCCGACCAACTTGTAGATCAAGTCCATCCGGCTGGGCCACTGCGTAAACGGAGCGTCGTCCAAATCGGCTGCCATCACAATCGCACGCCCCAACCCCACGGCATACTCCGCCGCGATCGTCACCGGTATCCGACGAGTGGTTCGACCGCTCAGCAGGACACGCCCACGACCACGGGGCAACGTGGCTGCATCAAACACTTCCAAGCGAGATTGACTGGTCGTCCAAGTCTCAACGGCGGAGGGATCCACTCGGACGACCTTGTCCGACTCCAACGGCAACAGATCGAGCAGCCATGGCGCAGTGGACTGAAACTGCGGCAACGATCCGCCCAGATTCAACAGCACGTTGCCACCCAAGCGGATCCACTCGGCCAATGCGTCTTGCTGAGTCGGACTCATATCACCCAGCAACGGCAATCCCGTTCGGTTGATCACGATCCAATCCACTCCGTCATAGCCGATCGATTGATCGGGCAACGACCGCGCCGAAGAGGGAATCGTCACCGTCACGGTGGGGTCTCGATCAAGCAACTCATTGGCGCCGATGGTTTCGATCCCCAGCGGATCCCCCAAAGCGAGCACCCAAGGCATTTCGGTCGGAATCATCGACGGCTCTTTACTGGGCCGTCCGAACTGAGGAAAACGTGTTTCGACTCGAACCGCGCCGCGCAAAACCGTCAATGGAGCTGCTTCACTGCCCGGCACGACATAAACAAATCGTCCCCCGGCATCGTCTGCGTCATCGCGTTTGATTTCAGGCGACCAATAGGTCACTCGGATGCCGTCACCATCGAGGGTTTGAACCTGCAGTGGTTGGTCGGATGAGTCCTCTCCCGCTGCAAGCCCGGCGGGCTCAGCAAGCTCCCCAGAGACATGGACTGCCGTCCAACGACCGACACGATAGTGCCCGTCGATCCCCACGGTCACATTGCTGGGAGGGGGCGATGCGTTCTCAGGAACGCCGTCTTGCGCCGCCCATGCGGGTGCAACAGACATCAACACCATCAAAAAAGCGATCTGAAATGAAAGGCGACCCACGATCACGGTTTCTCCGAATCGGGGCATTCACAAACCAAACGCTTGCAACCGGGACACCCGTGTCCGTACTTTGCGACCAAGGCGGCATTCAGATCGACTCCAGCGACGTTGGCGATCGTCGCGAGCCAGGCAATCACGTCGGCGAACTCCTCCGCCAAATTTTCTTTGTCGTTGCCCCTCAGCGCCGATGCCAACTCGCCAACCTCCTCCATCAGCCACATGAAGGTGCCATCGACCCCCCGTGCAACGTCCTTCTCGTAGTACATTTGGCGGATATGCTGCTGCAAATCTGCCACGGAAAGCTCGCTGTTAGATGACATGGATGCGAAACGGGGGACAATTGAGTGGGTTGGAATGCTAAAAAATGCCGTAATGGACACGAACCGGCGTCGATGATTGGCACGAGGGGCCTCGTTTCCGATCTGTGCGGCACGGATTGTAGCCACCAGACACGTTGGCGAGACCAGCGGGTGTCTCGACCTGCTAAAAAACGAACCGAAACACCTGAAATCGACTAACCTGCACGATCGCCTTGCGTTGCACTACAGTGTAAACACCTGTTTGGTTCCGCCATTCTTTTCCAGACCCTCGCGAGCCGCTTCTTTGTCCGAGCCGATGCACAGTGACCGAACCTCCCATTCCGAGGCGAAATTGCCGGTCGACGTGAACGCTCACACCGGGATCACTTCTGGGTCGACCGAGAAATCGGCTCAGGAACTTGCTGGACCTAACAAGCCCGACAAATCTGTCCCCAGCAAACCGGCACCGGACAAACAATTTCATCCCTACCCGTTCTGGGCTCCGCGGTTTTGGCATGGGATGAGACCGCTGACATGGATCGGCCTGCTGCGTGAAGGTGGATTTCGAGTTCATCCCAGTCGCTGGAATCATCTCTGGGGTGTCAGCACCACCGTCGGCTTCAACACCCTGCTGACCCTGATTCAGAACGTCTGGATGCGCCGACGCTTGGCCAATGCGGAGTTACACGGACCGCCGGTGTTCATCGTGGGACACTGGCGCAGCGGAACAACGTTGCTGCACGAGTTGATGGTTCGCGATGAACGCTACAGCAGCCCCTCCACCTTCCAGTGCTTTGCCCCACATCACTTTCTGGTCAGTGAGTGGGCGTTTCAACGATTCGGCAGCTGGTTGCTACCGGGCAAACGTCCGATGGACAACATGAATGCGGGCTGGAACCGGCCACAAGAAGACGAGTTTGCACTCATGAACCTTGGCCTCCCCTCACCCTACCGACGCATTGCGTTTCCCAACAACGGGCCGGTCGATCTGAATTATCTGGACTTCGAGAACGTTTCAGAAGAAGACATCGAGACGTGGTTGGCCGCACTGCGACGTTTCATGCTGGCGGTCAGCACGGTCACAGGCCGACCGCTGGTGATCAAGAGCCCAACGCACACAGGTCGCATCGGAGTCCTGGCCAAAGCGTTTCCCGACGCTCGATTCATTCACATGACCCGCGACCCGCGCGCTCTGTATCCCTCGACGTGCCGGCTGTGGCGAAGCCTCAATGAGATCCAAGGCTTGCAAAAGCCTGACCACTCAGGCGAATCAGAGTATGTCGTCGAATGCTTGGCTCGAATGTATCGGGCGTTTGAAAGAGACCGCAAAGAAATCGAGCCCCATCGACTGATCGATGTACGCTATGAAGATCTGACGGCGAATCCCGTTCAGACGATGCAAACCATTTATGAAACGCTACACCTGAGCGATTTTGACTTCGTTCGCAATGAGATAGAAACCTGGGCACAAAACGAACACCAGGACTATCGCACCAATGAACACCATTTGTCACCCCTTGACGAAGCCATGCTGAAAGAAGCCTGGAAAGAATATTTCGAAAACTATGGCTATCTATAGGACCTCCTCATCGTGAAACATACTTACTTTGCCGCCATCACCTTGGCACTGCTGATTCACTGCGGTTGCAAACAACAAACGGCAAACACGGATCCTGTTGCCACGGCAACTGCCGACACAACGCGAGGGGAAAACGAACCTTTTGTGTTCGAGCCACAGGCTTACGAGGCGAGCGCGGAACAACTGTTGGCCGCACGATTGGAGCCCGCCGAAGCCGCAGAGGGATGGGTACGCTTGTTCGACGGACACACCTTGTTTGGCTGGGAAATGGCCGGCCAAGTCAACTGGCACGTCGAGGACCAATCGCTCGTGGCCGACAAAGGAGAACAGGGACTGATCTGCACGTCCACCACTTGGCAAGATTTTGAAGTCACGGCCGAATTCAACGCGACCGAAACGACCAACAGCGGAATCTTTGTCCGCACCCCTCTGGAGCCCATGGACCCCAAGATCGATTGCTACGAGATCAACATCGCTCCGGACTCCAACGCCTTTCCGACAGGCAGCCTGGTTGGTCGACAAAAGGTTGATGCGGAAAAGGCTGGAAAGCAGACTCCCGGTCAATGGCGACGCATGACCATTCGCGCTCAAGGCAACGAAATCACCGTCATGCTGGGCACCGAAATCGTTTGTCAGTACACCGACACGGTCCCCGTTCCCGCCCGCCGAATAGGACTGCAACACAACTCCGGACGCATCGCCTTTCGCGACATCCGCATTCGACCACTGGGATTAAAATCAACCCTCGACCCTGAACTCTCCCAATGGACCAAGTACCCGGAGATGCCGGGCAGTTTTAGCGTCAACGAAGACGGTGAATTGCATGTCCAAGGCGGACGGACGCAATTGGAAACCAAAGAGCGCTACGGTGACTTTGTCCTGCTGGCGGATTACAAGATGCCCGATCCAAAGATCAACTCGGGGATCTTCTTTCGATGCATTCCCGGCGATGAAATGATGGGCTATGAATGCCAAGTCAGCAACGAAATCAAGGATGGCAACCCGCTGACTCCGGTGGATCACGGCACCGGCGGAATCTTCAAACGACAGACCGCCCGCGTGGTCGCAGGCAATCCGGACGACTGGTCGACGGTGTTGCTGATGGCAAACGGCGACCACATCGCAGCCTGGGTCGGTGGCGTCCACGTCAGCGACTGGCAAGATACACGCGAACCTCACGAAAATCCACGCAAGGGCAAACGAACCGAGCCCGGCACGATCATGATCCAAGGTCACGACCCAACCACCGATGTGTTGTTCCGTCAAATCATGATCGCTCCGATCACTGTGCCGACACTCGACGCAACGGATGATTCGACCAACGACGAATCCAAGTAACTCCGAACGGAACGGATTTCATGCATCTGCAACATCACGGCGGACATCAGGGCGTCACGGGTTCGTGCCACCAACTGACCTTCTCCTCGGGAAAGTCCGTGTTGGTCGATTGTGGGCTCTTTCAAGGCTCCGATGCCCGGCGACATCCGAACTTGGAGATCGAGTTTCCGCTCGATGGCATCGAAGCCCTGTTGTTGACACACGTGCACATCGACCACGTCGGACGATTGCCGTATCTGATGGCCGCCGGTTTTGACGGTCCGATTTATTGCACCCAGCCGACAGCCAAGATGCTGCCGCTGACCATCGAAGACGCGATCAAGATCGGATTCACTCGCAAGGAACGCATGATCGACGCGTTTCAAGAAACCGTCGCAAAACGATTGCGTCCCATCCCCTACCACGTCTGGACCGAAATCCTGCCAGGCGTCCAAATCCGAGTCTCACCCGCCGGACACATCCTCGGCTCGTGCTACTTTGAAATCGATGCCGATGGCCGACGCGCGGTGTTCTCCGGTGACTTGGGCGCGCCACATGCACCGCTGCTCAAAGATCCCCAACCGCCCGAGCGTGCGGACCTGCTGGTCCTCGAATCGACCTACGGGGACAAGTGCCATGACGGACGCGAACATCGACAACAGACGCTGGAGAACATCCTCCGTAAGACACTGGAGGACAAAGGCGTCACGATCATTCCCGCTTTCAGCCTCGGACGCACACAAGAACTGCTGTACGAAATGAACGGGATCTTTGAACGGATCCAGCAACAGTCAGGACGCAGCATCATGAAATCGGTCGATGTCATCGTCGACTCGCCACTGGCATCGCGGTTCACCAAAGTCTACGAGGACTTGCAGCCGTTCTGGGATGCGGAAGCACAGCATGTGCTGACCTATGACGACCAACCGCTGATGTTCGAGAACCTGACCACGATCGATGACCACGACGAACACCAGTCGACCCTGGACTACTTGGCCCAAAGCGATCTGCCGGCGATCGTTATCGCGGGCAGCGGGATGTGTACCGGCGGCCGCGTCGTGAACTACCTGAAACGTCTGCTCGATCGCCCCACCACCGACGTCCTGTTCGTCGGTTATCAAAGCCACGGCACACCCGGTCGGGACATCCAAGCCGGCCGCAAGTCCGTGCGAATTCACGGTGAGGAATTGAAAATCCGCGCCGATGTCCACACGATCTCCGGCTACTCGGCTCATGCGGACCAACAAAACCTGATCGATTTCGTCACCGGCATGGATTCACCGCCACAGGAAGTCGTGTTGGTGCACGGAGAAGATGGCCCGAAAAAAATCCTCGGTGAAAAACTCTCCGAACACGGCATCAACGTGCGATGAACCGTAAAACGATTGTCACTCGGCGTTCCAAGTCGATGGCGTTCTCCGCTGTACGTTGTCGACTCAGAGAGTCGAACGACAATCCGCAAGCGGTAACTTATTAATCGCACGTCCCCCGAGACGCGAAATTCGAACCTCGGCGGGTCTCGGCTAGAGCGAATGCATCAGGTAAGGGTGAAAAGCCGCGGTCATCGGTAGGGCTGCTTGGCGGAGTTGGGGTTGGTGGCGGGGCTGGTTGCGCTCGTCAGAGGGCAGATGGGACGTGAACTGAAAAAAGTTCACAGCCAACCATCCAGCCAACCGTCGCGGACTTCGCCGTCTTGGTTGGTTTGAAAAAACTGTCCACTGCCGACGTCCAAACCGGTTAACCAACCACCACGGCAACAGTTGGTGTCGATGCACACGGCAAAATCATTTTGCAACGGCACACCGCTTTTCTGCGCCGTGTGCCCGCAGATGACTTTTTTGCTGGACTCCGGTCGTGTCATCGATTCAAACGGTTCCCAGTGCAAGATGTACTCGGGTTGCTCGCTCATCGGCATGTCGCCGTAAACACACGCGTGCACAAAGATATGCTGATCGGTCTCGTGATACGGCAGCAACTCACGCAAGAAATCCACATCACCGGATGTCCATTTCTCATCATCAGCCTGGTCCAGATCCTCATCGCTTGACTGACCAGAATGCCAATGCCCGACTTGCTCTTCCAGGAACATGATCTCGTGGTTGCCACGCAAACAAATCCAATCGCGTTGCCGAGTCTGCTGACGCAACCATCGGACAACCGACAGGGAATCCGGCCCCCGATTGATGTAGTCTCCCAGAAAGACGAGCTTGTCCTCGCCGCTCAAGTTCAAGCGATCGATGAGTCGCAACAAAGCATCGAAACAGCCGTGAATGTCGCCGATCGCAATCGTCCTGGACACCAATAAAATCCTTTACCGCGGTATTTCACGTCCGTAGGTCATGCTATGCATGACGCAATCCGTTTAACACAACCGGGCCGCACCGGACGTCACCAACGGTTTTACCAAATCCAGATCACTAAGTGCAAAAACAGGCATATCGTACTTCATCATGCACAGCATGACCTACTCGTTTCATCACTCAGTCATCCGCATCTGACGCGTCTTTGATGACGAAACGTGCCCGTAGTCGCGCGACCTCGGTCGCCAGACCTGCCTTTTCTACACTACGCAGCACTTCGTCGAAATCCTTGTACGCCGCTGGCGCCTCATCTTTGGGGTACCTGCGACAGTTCGTCAAGATATCGGCATCGGTGAACGAGTCATCGACCGTTTTCTGATCCAGCTCCTTGATCGCACGTCGTCGGCCGAGCATCCGTCCGGCACCGTGATTCACACTGTAGCAGCTTTCGCGCGCGCCCTCGCTGGCCACCATCACGCTGGAACCGGCTTGTGGGTTTCCGGGCAACAAGATCGGATGACCGGTGTCGGCAAACGGAGTCTGACGCAATGCGTGATGCCCCGCCGGAAACGCTCGCGTCGCTCCCTTGCGATGCACCCAAGTCGGTCGGTTGTCGACGATTTCTTGGCGGGCGATGTTGTGACTGATGAAATACACCAGGGTCCCTTGTGTTCCGGGAATGACTTCTTGAAACGCTTCCAAGACCAGTTGGTTGATCAACAGATGGTTGACCGTGGCGAAGTTTGCTCCCAGTGCCATGTCGTCCAAGTACGCATCGGCCTCGGGTGTTCCCAACGGCGCATGAACCAGTTGCTTGTCGTTGCCCGGATACGGAATTCCCCATTGATCAAATTTTGCCTCCAACGCGCGAAACTGACCGGTCGCCAATCGGTGCCCGATGCCACGCGAACCGCAGTGAGACAAGAACGCAACGTGCCCGTCACGTAAACCAAACACTTCCGCGGTCGCGCGTGCCTCGGGTTGGTCCACCACATCGACGACTTCGCATTCACCGAAGTGATTGCCGCCGCCGTAGGAACCCAACTGCTGGACACGCTCGCGAAACTTGTTGAACACCCTGCCCTGTCGCAGTTCGTACAAGCGTTGACGCAGCGAATCGACGGAATCGTCGTGTCCGCGATGAAATGCGTCTTCGCAACGCTCGGCCCAACTCGTCGGGATGCCCAACTTGGCCAAGACGTCTGACGATGCGCCTTCGCACATCGCCGCGGCACCGAGTTTCTCATCGACCTTGCGAGACTTCGGCACGTCACGCGCTCCCTTGCCCATCCCCGTCGGAATGCGTCGACAAATCGCGTGAATCAACTCACGCCGGATTTCACGCGTCGACACTGCGTCGGCGGGCAAGTCGGTTTGCAACAGGCTCATGGAACACTTGATGTCGTAACCCACCGGCCCAGGATACACATGCGTGGGCGACGCCAGCACGCAACCGATCGGCGCACCGTATCCACAATGCGCATCGGGGTTGAGCACGACCTGCGTGACCCCCGGCGCCGTCCGCGAATTGATCGCTTGCTGCAAACACAACTCATCAAAGGTCGCGCGGATCGCTTCGGTGCCAAAAACTTTCACCGGCGAATGATGATTGCCCGCCGGCAAAATCGCCGTGGCTTCACCGGTCTCGATCATCTCCATCCTATCACTCCTGTATTTCTCACCATATGTTTGATTCCATTCAGAGTGAAACCGATGACCGGAGGTTCACGCCGATGCGGTCAATTGGAATCGCCCACCACGGGCAGCTCACCCTGTTGCTTGGCAAACTCTCGCAACGGCTTGGGCAACGGGAACTTCACGGACTCCTCTCGCACCACCGACGTCTGGACCGTCGCGTCAAAGGTCTCGACCAACCAGTCGATGGTCGATTGCACGACGGACTCGGGTGCACTGGCCCCGGCAGTGATCAAGACATGATCGTCTGGACTGAAATCATCCTTGCTCAGATCTTGCGGGCCATCGGCCAGAAAAGCACGCTTGCCCGACTCGCGCGCCAATTCTTTGAGTCGCTGAGAGTTACTGCTGTTCTGGCTCCCCAACACGATCACGACGTCCGCATCGGCCGACAAGACACGCACCGCTTCCTGCCGATTCTGTGTTGCGTAACAGATGTCTTCCTTGGGGGGACTTTCGATGTGTGGAAAGCGTTGTTTGAGCCGGCGGATGATCCGGTTCGCGTCGTCGACACTCAATGTGGTCTGGGTCAAGTAAGCCAGTTTGGCACCCTCGCGAACCTGCAACGCATCCACACCGCCCTCGTCCTCGACCAACAAGATCGCTTCGGGGGCCTCTCCCATGGTCCCGATCACTTCGTCGTGTCCCTCGTGGCCGATCAGAATGATCGTGTACCCTTCCCTGGCATACTTGATCGCCTCCAGGTGGACCTTGGTGACCAGGGGGCAAGTAGCATCAACCGCGTTGAGCTTCCTCTGGCGAGCCGCTTGCCGCACTTCAGGCGATACCCCGTGAGCGGAAAACAGCAGCACGCTGGACTCGGGAACTTCGCTGATCGAATCGACAAACACCGCCCCCTCTTCCTTGAATCGGTTGACGACGTACTGGTTGTGTACGATCTCGTGATACACATAGACCGGCGGCCCAAATTTCTTGAGAGCCAAATCCAGCGAATCGATCGCCATATTGACGCCGGCGCAAAAACCGCGGGGTGCTGCTAGGGTGATTTTCATAAGATTTTTATCTGCTCCACTGGATGCTGGCTGAACCTGCCAGAATAACCGCCAGCCCCCAAGTTCGTCTAACCCGTCTATTCGCCTGAAATGACTCCGGAATCCCCAAACGCCCGTGTCGAGCGGACCGCCGAGATCATCGCTAGCGAGTTGGCGTGCCGTCGACTCGCCAAATCGCACTACGAAAACTTCCTGGTCGCCACCGTCTTGCTGCCCCGCCGACTCCGTCAGCACTTTTACAACATCTACGCATTCTGCCGCACGGCGGACGATGCCGCCGATGAATCAGCTTCCCCTCAAATCGCCCTGGAAAAACTGGCTCAGCTCCAATCCTCGCTCGACGCGACTTTTGCAGGCAATCCACCCAGCAAAAACGCCATCGACGGGAAATCACTCGAAACGGACCTCTTCCCCGCACTCCATCATACGATCGTCGTCCATCGCCTCGACCAATCACCCTTTGACGACCTGCTGTCCGCGTTTCGCCAAGACCAGTCGGTCAACCGATACGAATCGACGCCTCAATTGCTGGATTATTGCCGCCGCTCAGCCAATCCGGTGGGCCGCATCCTGCTGAAACTCGCCGACGCCGAGAGCTGCGAGAACGCGGCCTTGTCCGATTCTCTTTGCACCGGGCTACAACTCGTCAACTTTTGGCAAGACGTCGCGCGGGATTATCGCGAGATCAATCGTGTCTACCTGCCCGCCGATCGAATGCGAGACTCCGGCGTGTCTGAAAACATGCTCAACGAATCCACCACCCCGGCTCCGTTGCGCAGCTTGCTGGCGAAACTGTGCGACGAAGCAGAATGCTACCTCAATGCCGGATTGCCACTTGCCGAGAACGTCCCCAAGTGGCTTGCCAACGACGTGCGAATGTTCGCCCAGGGCGGACTTGCGACGGCCAAGGCGATCCGGGCAATCGACTACGACGTCTTGCGCACACGTCCCGTGGTCAGCAAATGGGGTCAACTAGTGATGCTGGCCAAGACAATGCTGGCCAAGACAATACTGGGTCGCTCGTGAGTATCCCCTCAGCGTGCTAGCCGACTCGGCTATCATGGTGTCCATGTCATCGAACAAACAAACCCTGACGAGCTACCGACACGTTCGACGAATCTCCCGTCGCAGCGGCAGCAATTTTTACCGATCGTTTTGGCTGCTGCCCAAGACGAAGCGGGATTCGATGTGCGCCCTCTATGCCTTCGCACGCGTGACCGATGACCTGGGAGACTGCGACCAACCCACGGCGCTCCGCACCCAGTGGCTCAACTGGTGGCGTCAAACCACGGCTCTGAATTTGATCCAGCAGTCATCGCCGCAACACATCACACTGGCACCGGGAATCGCCGAAGACACCTCGGCATGGCCGATCGACTTGAACCGACACGCCCGTGAAATCTTGCCCGCACTGCGAGACACGGTCGACCGTTTCGAAATCCCATCACGCTACTTGTTGGAGATCATCGACGGCGTCTTGGCCGACCAACAAAAAACTCGATTCGACACCTACGAACAACTCGAACACTATTGTTACCTGGTTGCCTCCGCCGTCGGACTGGCATGCTTGCACATTTGGGAGTTCCGCGAACCGCTGCCCACCGACGCGGCGATCGATTGCGGCCTCGCTTTTCAGCTCACAAACATTCTGCGTGATATCTCCGAAGACGCGCGTCGCGGCAGAATCTACTTGCCACGTCAGCACTACGAGCAACACGGGATGTGCGAAGACGACTTGCTCAAGCCGCGTGCCGACGACCGACTGCGTTGCCTGATCGATGATGAAATCAACCGCGCCGAACGTCTGTTCAATTCCGGCTGGCGAGTCTGGGACTCGCTCAGCGACGACGGACGTCCGATGTTCAGCATGATGTGGCGGACCTATCGACGTCTGCTGTCTCGGATCGCGGAAGACCCTCGGGCGGTTGCCACCAAACGCGTGCGTTTGTCGGCGAGCGAGAAACTCGGTTTGGTCTCACGCCATTTCATCTCTCCGATTTTCAGACGCCTGCCCGTGCCTCCCATCGAAGTCGCACGACCCAAGCCGCACATCGAGACGTCGCCCCCCAAGTGATACCGCCTCCCGATTCACACAACAGACAACGCGTCGTCATCATCGGCGGTGGACTCGCCGGGCTCGCAGCAGCCGAAGCACTCGCGCGGCACGCGGCCGCTCGCGTCGACATCACGCTGCTGGAATCCAAACGGAATTTGGGCGGCCGCGCGGGCTCATTCCAAGACCGCGGCACCGATGAAATCATCGACTACTGTCAACACGCAGCGATGGGATGCTGCACT from Stieleria varia carries:
- a CDS encoding phytoene/squalene synthase family protein translates to MSSNKQTLTSYRHVRRISRRSGSNFYRSFWLLPKTKRDSMCALYAFARVTDDLGDCDQPTALRTQWLNWWRQTTALNLIQQSSPQHITLAPGIAEDTSAWPIDLNRHAREILPALRDTVDRFEIPSRYLLEIIDGVLADQQKTRFDTYEQLEHYCYLVASAVGLACLHIWEFREPLPTDAAIDCGLAFQLTNILRDISEDARRGRIYLPRQHYEQHGMCEDDLLKPRADDRLRCLIDDEINRAERLFNSGWRVWDSLSDDGRPMFSMMWRTYRRLLSRIAEDPRAVATKRVRLSASEKLGLVSRHFISPIFRRLPVPPIEVARPKPHIETSPPK